One window of Tepidanaerobacter acetatoxydans Re1 genomic DNA carries:
- the citD gene encoding citrate lyase acyl carrier protein yields MQIKNTASAGTLESGDIMIILEEGDNGIEIDLNSTVEKQYGEHISEVIKHTLMDLGVRNAKVVAKDRGALDCTIKARVMAAYYRAIESTDYKWGDGE; encoded by the coding sequence ATGCAAATAAAAAACACTGCTTCTGCTGGAACATTGGAGTCCGGTGACATTATGATAATTTTAGAAGAGGGTGATAATGGAATCGAGATTGATCTTAACAGCACTGTTGAAAAACAGTATGGTGAACATATAAGTGAAGTCATAAAACATACCCTTATGGATTTAGGCGTAAGAAATGCAAAGGTAGTTGCAAAGGACAGAGGTGCACTGGATTGCACAATAAAAGCCAGGGTCATGGCGGCATACTATAGAGCAATTGAATCTACAGACTACAAGTGGGGTGATGGTGAATAA
- a CDS encoding aconitate hydratase — protein MNKSMTRKIIEDHYISGNMVAGEEVAIRIDHTLTHDVTGTQAYLAFETLGIPRVKTEKSVSYIDHNLLYTDNKNMDDHLYLQSIAKKYGLYLSRAGNGICHIVHLERFGIPGKTLLGSDSHTPTGGAIGMLSIGAGGMDVAMAMAGEPLYIKMPYIINVNLKGKLRGGVSAKDIILEMLRRIGVKGGLGKVFEYTGQGLDCLSVYDRATIANMGAEMGATTSIFPSDETVHKFFTHQKREADWVELYPDKDAYYDGVIEIDLNTLEPMVAKPHMPDNVVKVSELKDVKVNQVFIGSCTNASYTDFVKAAKIMENKVVHDDVSLSIAPGSRQIFSMLLRDGIISKLVASGARVLECGCGPCVGIGQAPNTGGISLRTSNRNFRGRGGTLDAYLYLASPEVAAATALTGYITDPRDVIDSKLLENIEEPREYIINDNMVINPIETNENIEIIRGPNIKPMPVNDPMEEIIEARVVAKFGDNITTDDIIPASAQFSALRSNIPAISEITFGRIDPGFYSRAKEYKKSIIIGGENYGQGSSREHAAIAPMYLGVKAVIAKSMARIHKNNLVNHGVIPLLFADSAAYDSIEQGDCLYIEDAISQIRTKKVKILNKTKNTFFETIVDLTDREVELIIAGGRLRFIQNKSKINKHY, from the coding sequence ATGAATAAAAGCATGACAAGAAAAATAATAGAGGATCATTATATTTCTGGTAATATGGTTGCGGGTGAAGAAGTTGCCATTAGAATTGACCATACTCTAACGCATGATGTTACAGGTACACAGGCATATTTGGCTTTTGAAACCTTAGGCATTCCCAGGGTAAAAACAGAGAAATCTGTAAGCTATATTGACCATAACCTCCTTTATACTGATAACAAAAATATGGATGATCATTTGTATTTGCAGTCGATTGCAAAAAAGTATGGTCTTTATCTTTCAAGAGCCGGCAACGGTATTTGCCATATTGTTCATCTTGAACGTTTCGGAATACCTGGCAAAACACTGCTGGGATCAGATAGTCATACTCCTACAGGAGGAGCTATTGGCATGCTTTCTATTGGTGCGGGCGGAATGGATGTAGCAATGGCTATGGCAGGGGAACCGCTATATATAAAGATGCCGTATATTATAAATGTAAACTTAAAAGGTAAACTAAGAGGCGGAGTATCTGCGAAAGACATTATTTTAGAGATGCTTAGAAGGATCGGCGTAAAAGGCGGTCTAGGCAAGGTTTTTGAATATACTGGTCAAGGCCTTGATTGTCTAAGCGTTTATGACCGGGCAACTATTGCTAACATGGGTGCGGAAATGGGTGCAACCACGTCAATATTTCCCAGCGATGAAACAGTTCATAAATTCTTTACTCATCAGAAAAGAGAAGCAGATTGGGTTGAATTATATCCTGATAAAGACGCTTACTATGATGGTGTTATAGAAATTGATTTGAATACATTAGAACCTATGGTTGCAAAGCCTCACATGCCTGATAATGTGGTAAAAGTATCTGAGCTTAAAGATGTTAAAGTGAATCAGGTATTTATTGGAAGTTGCACAAATGCCTCTTATACTGATTTTGTAAAAGCCGCAAAGATAATGGAAAACAAGGTTGTACATGATGATGTCAGTTTAAGCATTGCTCCGGGAAGTCGCCAAATATTTAGCATGCTTTTGAGAGACGGCATTATCTCTAAGCTCGTTGCTTCCGGTGCCAGGGTGTTGGAATGCGGTTGTGGCCCATGTGTTGGTATTGGGCAAGCACCGAATACTGGGGGAATTTCTTTGAGAACCTCCAATAGAAATTTTAGAGGTCGAGGTGGCACTCTAGATGCTTACCTCTATCTTGCTAGCCCGGAAGTGGCTGCTGCTACGGCATTAACAGGTTATATTACAGATCCGAGAGATGTTATTGACTCTAAGCTCTTGGAAAATATTGAAGAACCACGAGAATATATTATTAACGATAATATGGTTATTAATCCAATAGAAACTAACGAAAACATTGAAATAATAAGGGGGCCGAACATTAAGCCAATGCCAGTCAATGATCCGATGGAGGAAATAATTGAAGCTAGGGTTGTTGCAAAGTTTGGCGATAACATTACCACTGATGACATTATTCCTGCCAGTGCTCAATTTTCAGCTTTACGTTCCAATATTCCTGCGATAAGCGAGATAACCTTTGGCCGTATTGATCCGGGCTTTTATTCAAGGGCAAAGGAGTATAAAAAGAGCATTATCATAGGCGGGGAAAATTACGGACAAGGTTCGAGTAGAGAACATGCTGCAATTGCACCAATGTACTTGGGCGTAAAGGCAGTTATAGCTAAATCGATGGCAAGAATACATAAAAATAATCTGGTTAACCATGGCGTAATACCTCTATTATTTGCTGACAGTGCTGCTTACGACAGTATTGAACAAGGTGATTGTCTCTATATTGAAGATGCAATCAGTCAGATTAGGACCAAAAAAGTTAAAATCCTAAATAAAACAAAAAACACGTTTTTTGAAACAATTGTAGATCTAACTGACAGAGAAGTTGAGCTGATTATAGCAGGTGGTAGACTAAGATTCATTCAGAATAAAAGCAAGATAAATAAACATTATTAA
- a CDS encoding hydratase — MIKLYDTGVFLLNKKEIICDDKNATAIIKNKTGMAVSKEEARKGTIAYSIVNHHDVVSDDTENLKIKFDALTAHDITYVGIIQTARASGMQTFPVPFVMTNCHNSLCAVGGTINEDDHMFALSAAKKYGGIYVPPHLAVIHAYNREVISKCGTMILGSDSHTRYGALGTMGVGEGGGELVKQLLGKTYDIARPKVIGIYLTGKPQKGVGPMDVALTIVGSVYKNGYVKNKVMEFIGDGIHNLSVEYRNGIDVMTTETTCWSSIWQTDEKVKEYYSIHGRAEDYSKLEAQDVAYYDGLVYVDLSKIKPTIAMPFHPSNIYTIEELKANPIEIMNHVQKEGSKQFDNPDIKLDLVSKIKDGQVYADQGIVAGCAGGIYDNIVDIADIIDGKSIGNSTFKMSVYPASQPAYVEMVKNGTIEKLMNAGVIVRSAFCGPCFGAGDTPANQELSIRHTTRNFPNREGSKPTEGQLSYVALMDARSIAATAINKGKLTAATEIDANYTKPKYFFNKSIYDKRVFNGFGKAEPDTELKFGPNIKDWPTIPSLTNDLLLKVVSYITDPVTTTDELIPSGETSSYRSNPMRLAEFTLSRKDPAYVNKAKEVQRYEIERESGKDPSTISEEIKKAYDKIRTIKGFENIDPKNIGIGSTIFANKPGDGSAREQAASCQRVLGGWANIAREYATKRYRSNLINWGMIPFIIKEEPPFKKDDYIFIPDLRNAIFEGKAEIKAYVVSDEITEFTVSVDDLTEDEKHIIAAGCLINYYKMKQ; from the coding sequence ATGATTAAATTATATGATACCGGCGTTTTTCTTTTAAATAAAAAAGAAATAATCTGCGATGATAAAAATGCCACTGCAATAATCAAAAATAAAACTGGCATGGCTGTATCAAAAGAGGAAGCACGAAAGGGAACCATAGCATATTCAATTGTAAATCATCATGATGTAGTCTCTGATGATACAGAGAATCTGAAGATTAAATTTGATGCTTTAACTGCCCATGATATTACATATGTTGGTATAATCCAGACAGCAAGAGCTAGCGGTATGCAAACATTTCCGGTTCCATTTGTTATGACCAACTGTCATAATAGTCTTTGTGCTGTTGGAGGCACTATAAACGAAGATGATCACATGTTTGCTCTTTCTGCGGCTAAAAAATACGGGGGCATTTATGTACCTCCCCATTTAGCGGTAATTCATGCTTATAATAGAGAAGTAATAAGTAAATGCGGTACAATGATTCTTGGTTCAGATAGCCATACAAGATATGGTGCACTTGGAACAATGGGTGTAGGTGAAGGCGGCGGTGAGCTGGTTAAGCAACTTCTAGGAAAGACATATGATATTGCAAGACCAAAGGTTATAGGCATCTACTTAACCGGTAAGCCACAAAAAGGCGTAGGGCCTATGGATGTCGCACTTACCATAGTAGGAAGTGTTTATAAAAACGGTTATGTAAAAAACAAGGTTATGGAGTTCATCGGTGATGGTATCCATAATCTAAGTGTAGAATACAGAAACGGTATCGATGTAATGACAACCGAAACTACCTGCTGGTCCTCTATATGGCAGACGGATGAAAAAGTAAAAGAATATTACAGCATTCATGGCAGAGCAGAAGACTATTCAAAACTTGAAGCACAAGATGTAGCATATTACGATGGCCTTGTCTATGTAGACCTTTCTAAAATCAAGCCAACAATTGCGATGCCGTTTCATCCCAGCAATATATACACCATCGAGGAGCTAAAGGCAAACCCCATCGAAATAATGAATCATGTGCAGAAAGAAGGCAGCAAGCAATTTGATAATCCCGATATAAAATTAGATCTTGTGAGCAAAATAAAAGACGGACAAGTTTATGCAGATCAGGGTATTGTAGCAGGCTGCGCAGGCGGTATTTATGATAACATTGTTGACATTGCAGATATAATAGATGGAAAGTCAATCGGCAATAGTACATTTAAAATGAGCGTTTACCCCGCAAGCCAACCAGCTTATGTAGAAATGGTTAAAAACGGGACCATAGAAAAATTAATGAATGCCGGTGTAATTGTCAGGTCCGCATTCTGCGGTCCCTGCTTTGGTGCTGGAGATACGCCTGCCAACCAGGAACTTTCTATAAGACACACAACCAGGAACTTCCCTAATCGCGAAGGTTCTAAACCTACAGAAGGTCAGCTTTCATACGTTGCACTTATGGATGCACGCTCAATTGCAGCTACTGCTATAAATAAAGGCAAGCTGACGGCTGCAACAGAAATAGATGCAAACTATACCAAACCCAAGTACTTTTTTAATAAAAGTATATATGATAAACGTGTATTTAATGGTTTTGGCAAGGCAGAACCTGATACGGAGCTAAAATTCGGTCCCAACATCAAAGACTGGCCGACAATTCCCAGTCTAACGAATGACTTACTTTTAAAGGTTGTAAGTTATATTACAGATCCTGTCACAACAACTGATGAGCTTATTCCATCGGGAGAAACTTCATCTTACCGTTCAAATCCGATGAGACTAGCAGAGTTTACCTTATCCAGGAAAGATCCGGCATATGTGAATAAGGCTAAAGAAGTGCAAAGATATGAAATCGAAAGAGAAAGTGGAAAGGATCCAAGCACCATTTCAGAAGAAATCAAGAAAGCTTATGACAAAATTAGGACAATAAAGGGATTCGAAAATATTGACCCCAAGAATATAGGAATTGGCAGCACAATTTTCGCTAACAAACCAGGTGATGGCTCAGCAAGGGAGCAGGCGGCTTCCTGCCAGCGAGTTCTTGGCGGATGGGCCAACATAGCTCGAGAGTATGCAACTAAACGATATCGTTCAAATCTTATCAACTGGGGTATGATTCCGTTTATCATTAAAGAAGAGCCTCCATTTAAGAAGGATGACTATATATTCATTCCCGATTTAAGAAACGCTATATTCGAGGGCAAAGCAGAAATTAAAGCATATGTAGTCAGTGATGAAATTACTGAGTTTACTGTTTCTGTAGATGATCTAACAGAGGATGAAAAACACATTATTGCAGCAGGTTGCTTAATTAATTACTATAAAATGAAACAATAA
- a CDS encoding isocitrate/isopropylmalate family dehydrogenase, whose product MNYINEALKKFESLIDSELKRIEKMKSQDDFIDYKKLDKVIIGILPGDGVGPIIMKQALRVLNHLLQKEIAEKKIEIRIIDGLTIENRSAKMQTVPDDVLEAIKKCNVILKGPTVTPKATDPWPNLPSANATLRRELDLFANLRPVKIPEKNIDWAFFRENIEGAYILGSKGIQVNEDLAIDFVVETKQGSDRIARAAFEYAKNNGKKNITVVTKANIVKLTDGNFIKAVRKVGQEYPDIDIQERYVDATAAKLNNPEFNKGLEVFVLPNLYGDIITDIAAEIQGGLGTAGSANIGKRYAVFEAIHGTAPDLINNGRGDYANPCSLLRAVAMLLSHIGYNDKSFQLDKALEICTITERKVVVTTKKTDASAAEFTDYLLETLKRIGTVN is encoded by the coding sequence ATGAATTATATAAATGAAGCCTTAAAAAAATTTGAGTCCCTGATTGATTCCGAACTTAAAAGAATTGAAAAGATGAAAAGCCAGGATGATTTTATAGATTACAAAAAACTTGACAAGGTGATTATCGGAATTTTACCGGGTGACGGTGTTGGACCTATTATTATGAAACAAGCGCTTAGGGTGTTAAATCATTTGTTACAAAAAGAAATTGCTGAAAAAAAGATAGAAATTCGGATTATTGACGGGTTGACTATTGAAAACCGCTCAGCAAAAATGCAGACAGTTCCGGATGATGTGCTTGAAGCAATTAAAAAATGTAATGTTATTCTTAAGGGTCCAACCGTTACCCCAAAAGCTACTGACCCCTGGCCGAACCTTCCCAGTGCTAATGCGACCTTAAGACGCGAATTAGACTTATTTGCCAATTTAAGGCCTGTAAAAATACCGGAAAAGAATATAGATTGGGCTTTTTTCAGAGAAAACATAGAAGGAGCATATATTCTTGGAAGTAAAGGTATCCAGGTTAATGAAGATCTTGCAATAGATTTTGTAGTAGAAACGAAACAAGGTTCCGATAGAATTGCCAGAGCTGCTTTTGAATATGCAAAAAATAACGGCAAGAAAAACATTACCGTAGTAACTAAAGCAAATATAGTGAAATTAACTGATGGCAACTTCATAAAAGCAGTCAGAAAGGTTGGTCAAGAATATCCGGATATTGATATCCAGGAAAGATACGTAGACGCAACAGCAGCGAAGTTGAACAATCCTGAATTTAATAAGGGTTTAGAGGTTTTTGTGCTGCCTAATTTATATGGTGACATTATTACAGATATTGCTGCCGAAATTCAAGGTGGCCTGGGTACAGCAGGCAGTGCAAATATCGGGAAAAGATACGCTGTGTTTGAAGCAATTCATGGTACGGCTCCTGATCTAATTAATAATGGAAGAGGAGATTATGCCAATCCTTGCAGCTTATTAAGAGCAGTTGCAATGTTATTATCGCATATAGGATATAATGATAAATCTTTCCAACTTGACAAAGCATTGGAAATTTGCACTATAACTGAGCGTAAAGTCGTGGTAACAACTAAAAAAACCGATGCCTCTGCTGCGGAGTTTACTGATTACTTGTTAGAAACATTGAAAAGAATAGGTACAGTTAACTAG
- a CDS encoding 2-methylaconitate cis-trans isomerase PrpF family protein: protein MKIPCVYMRGGTSKGVIFCEKDLPRDKRQWDNIFLKVMGGPDPKQIDGLGGTVSSNNKIVIVSPSHRTDVDVEYLVAQVVVGEPVVDYSANCGNMTSAVGPYAISQGLVHARDPITKVRMLNLNTNKIIEEYVPTRNGIVEEDGNCAIAGVDGTGAELKVNFLDPAGAKTNTLFPTGKAADKIMVEGLGVISVSIIDISNVFVFVNNYDVGINGDELPAELNNDKKLLDIFERIRGTAAQEIGLVDKWQDAATKTAGSPKLIVLSPPMDYIDIAGRAVKKDDMDICVRVVSVGAVHKACPLTGATAIGGAAFIKDSIMQQYLDGRKLTDTVRIGHPSGVMKVYVDYEITDGQIRFNGIACQRTARKIMDGYVYIKD from the coding sequence GTGAAAATACCGTGTGTATATATGAGAGGCGGCACAAGTAAGGGCGTTATATTTTGCGAAAAGGATTTGCCTAGAGACAAAAGACAATGGGATAATATTTTTTTAAAGGTTATGGGCGGTCCTGATCCAAAGCAAATTGATGGTCTTGGTGGAACAGTTTCGTCCAACAATAAGATAGTAATAGTTTCTCCCAGCCATCGAACTGATGTTGACGTTGAATATCTTGTGGCACAGGTAGTAGTAGGCGAACCTGTAGTAGATTATTCTGCTAATTGCGGCAATATGACCTCAGCAGTTGGACCTTATGCAATATCTCAGGGTTTGGTTCATGCTCGTGATCCTATAACGAAGGTGAGAATGTTAAACCTCAATACTAATAAGATAATTGAGGAATATGTTCCTACTAGAAATGGCATTGTGGAAGAAGACGGTAATTGTGCCATCGCTGGTGTTGATGGCACAGGAGCTGAACTTAAAGTCAATTTCCTTGACCCTGCAGGAGCAAAAACTAATACGTTATTTCCAACAGGAAAAGCAGCGGACAAGATTATGGTTGAAGGTTTGGGAGTTATATCTGTATCCATAATAGATATATCCAATGTTTTTGTTTTTGTCAATAATTATGATGTTGGCATAAATGGTGATGAACTGCCTGCTGAACTAAATAATGATAAAAAACTTTTAGACATTTTTGAACGCATAAGAGGAACCGCCGCACAAGAAATAGGCCTTGTGGACAAGTGGCAGGATGCGGCGACTAAAACGGCTGGTTCTCCCAAACTGATAGTTCTATCACCACCTATGGACTATATAGACATAGCAGGTAGAGCCGTAAAAAAAGATGATATGGATATTTGCGTAAGAGTAGTTTCTGTTGGTGCAGTACATAAGGCTTGTCCCTTAACAGGCGCAACAGCCATTGGAGGTGCCGCATTTATAAAAGATTCCATCATGCAGCAATATCTTGATGGCAGGAAATTAACTGACACTGTTAGAATCGGTCATCCGAGCGGGGTGATGAAGGTATATGTGGATTATGAAATTACTGATGGGCAAATTCGTTTTAATGGCATAGCTTGCCAGAGAACTGCTAGAAAAATTATGGATGGATATGTTTATATTAAGGATTAG
- a CDS encoding 2-methylaconitate cis-trans isomerase PrpF family protein codes for MLKGIKCALFRGGTSKGLFFLKSDLPLNKDLWSDIFLSLMGSPDHLQVDGLGGGIATASKVAIISVADSDKYDIDYLFAQVAVDKPIVSYRGNCGNICSAVGPFAIESGLIKATDPETVVRIHNVNTDKLIYAYVPTRDNKVMYEGNFEIAGVPGTSACIKMAFQNPSGSVTGKLLPTGNAVDTIFIPGFGHIEASFVDSSNPLVFIRAKDIGMTGKELPDEIDSNTQLMELLERIRGIAAVKLGFINNYNESRRKSPTVPKLSMVSVSQKYVTTNGKEVRPDKYDISCRMMSMQKTHKNYALTGAMCTASAAVIEGTIVNELVKKDFDSRKLLIGHPGGIMHAGVEYQMEIDGSINITWAIGYRTARMLMRGTAFYLNRQK; via the coding sequence ATGTTAAAAGGAATAAAGTGTGCCCTTTTTAGAGGCGGTACTAGCAAAGGACTGTTCTTTTTGAAATCGGATCTTCCCCTAAATAAGGATTTATGGTCGGATATTTTTTTATCTCTTATGGGTAGTCCAGATCATCTTCAGGTAGATGGTTTAGGAGGTGGTATAGCAACTGCTAGTAAGGTAGCTATTATTTCCGTTGCAGATTCTGATAAATATGACATAGACTATTTATTCGCACAAGTTGCAGTGGATAAGCCGATTGTTTCGTATAGGGGAAATTGCGGAAATATTTGTTCGGCAGTAGGTCCTTTTGCAATTGAGTCTGGCTTGATAAAGGCAACTGACCCGGAGACAGTCGTAAGGATACATAATGTTAATACAGATAAATTAATATATGCGTATGTTCCTACAAGGGATAATAAAGTAATGTATGAAGGTAACTTTGAGATTGCCGGTGTTCCAGGCACATCTGCTTGTATAAAAATGGCGTTTCAAAATCCATCTGGTTCGGTAACAGGCAAACTTCTACCTACTGGAAATGCTGTAGACACCATTTTTATTCCGGGATTTGGTCATATTGAGGCCTCATTTGTAGATTCTTCAAACCCTCTTGTCTTTATTAGAGCGAAAGACATTGGAATGACAGGTAAGGAATTACCGGATGAGATAGATTCAAATACCCAATTGATGGAACTGCTCGAGAGAATCAGAGGTATAGCGGCAGTCAAACTAGGGTTTATTAACAACTATAATGAATCACGGAGAAAATCCCCTACCGTTCCAAAGTTATCTATGGTTTCCGTTTCTCAGAAGTATGTTACAACAAACGGTAAGGAAGTTAGACCAGATAAATATGATATTTCATGCAGAATGATGTCTATGCAGAAAACCCACAAAAATTATGCTTTAACAGGTGCCATGTGTACTGCATCCGCTGCAGTAATAGAAGGAACAATTGTTAATGAATTAGTGAAAAAAGACTTTGATTCTAGGAAACTATTAATAGGGCATCCCGGAGGAATTATGCATGCGGGTGTAGAGTATCAAATGGAAATAGACGGATCAATAAATATTACCTGGGCAATTGGTTATAGAACAGCTCGTATGCTTATGCGAGGAACTGCGTTTTATTTAAACAGGCAAAAATAG
- a CDS encoding MmgE/PrpD family protein, whose protein sequence is MTEIRRLAKYISELNLNDIPKEVQNTAKLRVLDTVSVALGAADNSLIKNILNTYSNIVGESSSAYCWGQKRKVPVLTAIFFNAMMGHALELDDVHTKSKTHIGTVVVPTAWSLAEYLGCSGKELIEAVVCGYETMSRIGMGFGVSSHRNRGWHVTSTAGTFGAAAAASKLLKLDEEETLSALGMAGTQSFGLWAFLADGANCKILHPARAAASGTEASFLAKSGMTGPEHILDAEDGGLFPATSDEYDLSLVSKDLGKKYELLYMDNKPYPCCRSTHCAIDAALAIKNKYGITEDDIHCIEVNTYLVGYKQCGVSEGSLNPVKSVDAKFSTPFTVACAFIFGEVTLNQFKQEIIDNPRVKNLLRKVKVIPKDKFTKAYPEHWGCELKVICKDGRELTEEITDASGSIYNPLTTEQVKSKALTLLEDIYPEEASRIIDIILTIDDAQIIPAL, encoded by the coding sequence ATGACAGAGATTCGTAGATTAGCAAAATATATTTCGGAGTTAAATTTAAATGATATTCCTAAAGAGGTACAAAATACAGCAAAGCTGCGCGTGCTGGACACTGTAAGTGTTGCATTAGGGGCTGCCGATAATAGTCTCATAAAAAACATATTAAACACTTATAGTAATATCGTAGGAGAAAGTTCAAGTGCATATTGTTGGGGGCAAAAAAGAAAAGTTCCGGTACTTACTGCAATTTTTTTTAATGCAATGATGGGTCACGCTCTAGAACTGGATGATGTCCATACAAAATCTAAAACGCACATAGGGACGGTAGTAGTTCCTACTGCATGGTCACTGGCAGAGTATCTTGGATGCAGCGGAAAAGAGCTTATAGAAGCTGTCGTTTGCGGATATGAAACCATGTCAAGGATAGGAATGGGATTTGGCGTATCCAGTCACCGCAATCGAGGTTGGCATGTTACCAGTACAGCAGGTACTTTTGGGGCTGCTGCTGCTGCATCAAAACTGCTTAAATTAGACGAAGAAGAAACTCTCTCAGCACTGGGAATGGCAGGAACACAATCCTTTGGTCTATGGGCGTTTTTAGCCGATGGTGCGAATTGCAAAATTCTACATCCTGCCAGGGCGGCCGCCAGCGGTACAGAAGCGTCATTTCTTGCAAAATCTGGCATGACTGGCCCTGAACACATTTTAGATGCAGAAGACGGTGGTTTATTTCCAGCTACATCTGATGAGTATGATTTGAGTTTGGTTTCTAAAGATTTAGGTAAAAAATATGAGTTATTATATATGGATAACAAGCCCTATCCCTGCTGCAGAAGTACGCACTGTGCCATAGATGCTGCCCTTGCAATAAAAAACAAATATGGTATTACCGAGGATGATATCCATTGTATAGAAGTTAATACATATTTAGTGGGCTATAAACAGTGTGGTGTAAGTGAAGGCAGCTTAAACCCAGTAAAATCTGTTGATGCTAAATTTTCAACTCCTTTTACAGTTGCCTGTGCTTTCATCTTCGGCGAAGTAACATTAAATCAATTTAAGCAGGAAATTATTGATAACCCAAGAGTAAAGAATTTACTTAGAAAAGTAAAAGTAATTCCTAAAGACAAGTTTACTAAAGCGTATCCCGAACACTGGGGATGTGAGCTAAAAGTTATATGTAAAGATGGAAGGGAGTTAACCGAAGAGATTACTGATGCATCAGGAAGCATATACAATCCACTTACAACAGAACAGGTAAAGTCCAAGGCATTGACGTTATTAGAAGATATTTATCCGGAGGAGGCGTCTCGGATTATAGATATAATTTTGACTATCGATGATGCTCAAATAATACCTGCATTATAA
- a CDS encoding LysR family transcriptional regulator produces the protein MTERELLYIKTIVEEKSISKAAQKLFLTQPSLSKCVQKIETSLGTTLFKRTNTGLIPTFAGQRYYQVATEILKMYNDFEIEISDINNLKKGRITIGCTIYLATHILPVILPIFKRECPNIELFVVEKNSTELEKDLSAGKVDFALMHTSPVYKISNMSNIDFHPLFKDPFLLVTKKDHPLKRYAVKIENSDYPKIDITLFANEPFILVKREQRIRQVSELILQKANINPNIVLTTKSFEIARRLACQGIGVTFVPLQYSQIFPGTYEPAYYSIDEKYSPYWTMCIAVQKDAYISKAAKLFIRMVSERFGSKILDL, from the coding sequence ATGACCGAGCGTGAACTACTATATATAAAGACGATCGTGGAGGAAAAAAGTATATCAAAAGCAGCACAGAAGCTCTTTTTGACTCAGCCTTCTCTGAGCAAATGTGTTCAAAAAATAGAAACTTCTCTTGGTACCACACTGTTTAAACGCACAAATACCGGCTTGATACCTACTTTTGCCGGCCAAAGATACTATCAGGTTGCTACCGAAATCTTGAAAATGTATAATGATTTTGAAATTGAGATAAGCGATATAAATAATCTAAAAAAAGGCAGGATTACAATCGGATGCACTATATATCTAGCAACGCATATTTTACCTGTAATCCTTCCTATTTTTAAAAGAGAGTGCCCAAATATAGAATTGTTTGTTGTCGAAAAAAACTCTACAGAACTGGAAAAAGATCTGTCCGCAGGAAAAGTCGACTTTGCTCTCATGCACACTTCTCCTGTTTATAAGATTTCGAATATGTCAAATATAGATTTTCATCCCTTATTTAAGGACCCTTTCCTTCTTGTAACAAAAAAAGACCATCCTTTAAAGCGATATGCCGTCAAAATCGAGAATTCGGATTATCCTAAAATAGATATCACTTTATTTGCTAATGAACCGTTTATTTTAGTAAAACGTGAACAAAGAATCAGACAAGTTTCTGAATTGATTTTGCAGAAAGCTAATATTAATCCAAACATTGTGCTTACTACAAAAAGTTTTGAGATTGCAAGGCGCTTGGCCTGTCAAGGAATTGGAGTGACTTTTGTACCCCTACAGTATTCACAAATTTTCCCCGGCACCTATGAACCTGCTTACTACTCTATTGATGAAAAATATTCACCTTATTGGACAATGTGTATAGCAGTGCAAAAGGATGCATATATTTCTAAAGCTGCCAAACTATTTATAAGAATGGTTAGTGAAAGATTTGGTTCAAAAATATTGGATTTATAA